The Candidatus Polarisedimenticolaceae bacterium genomic sequence TGCAACGTTTTCTACTACCTCCTCGGCCGGGACATGGGGATCGACGCGATCACCAAGTACGGCGCGATGTTCCACTACGGACGGACGACCGGCATCGACCTCCCCGGCGAGACCCGGGCGGTGCTCCCGAGCGTCGAGTGGAAGAAGAAGGTCCGGAACGAGCCCTGGTACGCCGGGGACACGATCTCGGTCTCGATCGGGCAGGGGCTGCTGGCGGTCACCCCGGTGCAGATGGCCACGATGGTGTCGGGGATCGCGACCGGGTCGGTCCCGACTCCGCACCTCAGCCGGGAGGGGGATTTCCCCCCCGAGAAGCTCGCCGTCCGGCCCGAGACGCTCGCGGTCGTGCGCGCCGCTCTCGCCGACGTCGTCGAGGAAGGGACCGGACGCCGGGCGCAGCTCCCGGGGATCTCCGTCGCCGGGAAGACCGGCACCGCCCAGGTGTTCAAGAAGTCCGCCGGGATCGACGCCGACAAGCTCGCGAAGGAGGAGCGCGACCACGCCTGGTTCGTCGGGTACGCCCCCGCCGAGAATCCCGAGATCGCGTTCGCCGTGGTGATCGAGCACGGAGGCCACGGCGGCACGACCGCCGCGCCGGTCGTCCGCCAGGTGCTCGAGGTGTTCTTCGAAGCGAGGCTCCCGAAGGCGCCCGATCCGAGGCTCCAGGCGGCGGCGACGACGCGCCCCGGGGGGACCGATGCTGCGGCGCCGCTGGCTCGGTAGGCTCGACGTCGCGACGTTGTGGACCACCCTCGCGCTCGCCGCGGCGGGGCTGCTCGCGATCGCCTCGGCCACGCACGGCGACCCGGCGCGGGCGGGGCTGTGGAAGACCCAGCTGCTGTGGCTCATGGTCGGTCTCGTCGTCCTGGCCGTGGTCGTCGCGGTCGATTACCACCTCTGGGCCGAGTTCGCCTACGCGCTCTACGGCGTCTCGGTCGTGTTGCTCCTCGCGGTGCTGTTGTTCGGCAAGGAGGTCGGCGGGAACAAGTCCTGGCTGGACCTGGGTCCGGTCGCCTTCCAGCCCTCCGAGCTCGCGAAATGGACGACGTGCCTGGCGCTCGGGGCGTACCTCGCCGACCGCGTGCGCGGCGCGCTCCGCCTTTCCCAGGCGGCGACGATGGGGCTGATCGCGGGGCTGCCGGTCGCACTGATCGCCCGGCAGCCCGACATGGGGACCGCCCTGACGTTCGTTCCGATCTTCTGTGCGGCCCTCCTGCTGGGCGGGCTGCGTTGGCGGTGGGTCGTGGGGGCGGCGATCCTCGCGGCGCTCCTCGCGCCTTTGGGCTGGCAGCGCCTCAAGCCGTATCAGCAGGAGCGCATCCGGACCGTCTTCCAGCCCGAGCGCGATCCGTCGGGCGTCGGCTACCAGATCCGCCAGTCCAAGATCGCGATCGGATCGGGCGGGCTCGTGGGGAAGGGGCCCTTCGAAGGGACCCAGAGCGGCCTCAACTTCCTTCCCGCGCAACACACCGACTTCGTGCTCGCGGTCCTGGCGGAAGAGCTCGGGTTCATCGGCGTCGCCGCGATCCTGGGCCTCTTCCACTTCCTGCTCTGGCGCGGGATCCTGGCCGCGCGATCCTCGCAGGACCGGCTCGGAACCTACCTGAGCCTGCTCGTCGTCTCGTGGTTGCTCGGTCAGATCGCGATCAACGTCGGGATGGTCCTCGGCCTGCTCCCCACCATCGGCGTGCCGCTTCCGCTGCTGTCGTACGGGGGCACCGCGCTACTGGCGGTGATGAGCGGCATCGGGATCGTCATGAACGTGAGGACGCGCCGTTTCGTGAACTGAAGCGCTCGCCCCATGCGCTAGACTCCCGCCTCCGGCACAGCGCTTTCGACAGCGCGGGCGACGGGTCCGTCGCCTCGGCAGGAGGACATGCCATGACCCGCACGGGGCTCCCGACCCAAGACGACGCCCTCTTCCAGGAAATCCTCGCGGGGGTCCAGAAACCCCTCCGCTACATCGGCGGCGAGTGGAACCAGGTCGTCAAGGACCACCGCCAGGTCGACCTCACCTTCGCGCTCGCCTTCCCGGACGTCTACGAGATCGGGATGTCCCACCTGGGATTCCGGATCCTCTACCCGCTCCTCAACGCGCGCGAGGACGTGGCGGCCGAGCGGGTGTTCTGTCCGTGGCCGGACATGGGGGACTCGCTCCGGCGCAGGGGACTTCCCCTCGCCACGCTGGAAACCGGCACGCCCCTTCGGCGGATGGACGTCGTGGGGTTCTCGCTGCAGTACGAGATGACCTTCACCAACGTCCTGGAGATGCTCGACCTCGCCGGGATCCCGCTCCGCTCGGCGGACCGCGGGGAGGACGATCCCCTCGTCGTCGCGGGGGGGCCGGTCGTGTTCAACTCCGAGCCGATCGCGGACTTCCTCGACTTCGTGTTCGTGGGGGACGCCGAGGAGCTGCTCCCGGACTTCCTCGATCGGCTCAAGGAGCTCAAGCGGCGCCGCGCGCCGCGGGCGGAGCGGATCCGGGCGCTCGCCTCGGTCGAGGGCGTCTACGCGCCGGCGCTCTACGCCCTCGAGGAGGACCACGGGCTGCTCGTCCCCGTCGGCACCGGGGCCGCCCCCGACCCGGTACGCCGGCGGATCGTCTACGACCTCGACCGCTTCCCGTTCCCCGACCGGATCGTGGTCCCCCACGCCGAGATCGTGCACGACCGCGTGTCGGTCGAGATCATGCGCGGCTGCCCGGTGGGGTGCCGCTTCTGCCAGGCGGGGTACATCTACCGGCCGACCCGCGAGCGCGACCCGAACCAGGTGCGGGACACCGTGATCCGGTCCATCCGCTCCACGGGGTACGACGAGTTCTCGCTCGCCTCGCTGAACACGGGGGAATACGGCGCGATCCACGAGGTGTTGTTCGACCTGATGGACCGCTTCGAGCCCGAACGGGTGTCGGTCTCGCTCTCGTCGATGCACGCCTCCACGATGACCGAGGAGCTCGCCCGCCAGGTGCGTCGCGTCCGGAAGTCCGGTTTCACCATCGCGCCCGAGGCGGGGACCCAGCGCCTGCGCAACGTCATCAACAAGAACCTCGACGAGCGCCAGATCCTCGAGGCCTGCCGCCTGGCGTTCGAGGCGGGCTGGGACCTGATCAAGCTCTACTTCATGATCGGGCTCCCCACGGAGACCGACGCGGACGTGGACGGGCTCGTCGACCTCGCGCACGAGATCCACGCGGTGGGACGGCGCGTGCATCGAGGGAAACGCGTCGAGGTCACCCTCTCGGCGTCGTCGTTCGTTCCCAAGCCCGTGACGCCGTTCCAGTGGCTGGGCCAGGAGCGGATGGAGAGCCTTCACCGCAAGCAGGACCGCATCGCGGCGCGCGTGCGCCGCGGCGTCCGGTTCAAGCACCACGACGGCCGCACCACGTTCATGGAAGGGGCGCTTTCGCGCGGCGACCGCCGGCTGGGCCGCGTGATCGAGCGCGCCTTCCGCGCCGGCGCCCGGTTCGACGGCTGGCAGGAGCACTTCAGGCTCGACGTCTGGCTCGACGCCTTCCGCGCGGAGGGCCTCGCGCCGGAAACGTACGCCTACGGGGATTGGGGAACCGACTGGCGCCTCCCGTGGGACATCGTCGATTCGAGGGTGAACAAGAAGTGGCTCGCGCTGGAGCTCAAGCGCGCGCTGGCCGAGGGAACGCTCGCCATCTGCGGCCCGAAGAGCTGCCACGGCTGCGCGCCCTTCGCGAAGGAGTGCGTGAAGGGCGTCGTCGCGGCGACGACCGATCGCCCGCTCGCGGCGTCGCTCCCCATCCTGTCGACGCCCGTCGCCGCGGGACCGGGGTGCGCGGTGCGGGCGGAGGACGCGCCCCCGCTCCTCCCGAGACCGGTCGTCGAGAGCGACGTCCGGGAACCGGCGGGGCCGCGCTACCGCTACCGGTTCCGTTTCTCGAAGACCGGTCGCGTGAGGTTCCTCGGGCACCTCGACCTCGCGCGCACGCTGATGCGCGCGCTGCGCCGGGCCCGGCTCCCGCTCGTCTACTCGCAGGGGTTCAATCCCAAGCCCCGCGTCCAGTTCGGCCCGGCGCTGCCGCTGGGCTTCCAGTCCCGCGGCGAGTACTTCGACCTCGAGACGTCGATCCGGCTCGATACGGAAGCGACCCTCGAACGCGTGAACGCCGCCCTCCCCGCCGGTCTGCGGGCGGAGGCGCTGCGAGAGATCGCGGCGTCGGTGCCTACGCTCGGGGAGGCGATCCGGGCCGCGAGGTATCGCGTGGAGCTCGACGAGGCCTGCGATGCCTCCGACCGGGTGGCGCGCTTCCGGGAGCGGGGGTCGGTCACGATCGTGAGCGATCGCAAGGGTCGCGCGACCTCGTTCGCGCTCGACCGCGAGCTGCTCGGTCTCGAGGCGACGGGGGACGGCGCGTGGCGCCTGACCCTCGCCGTCCGGGGGGACGGCGCGAGCGTGCGCCCCGAGGAGGTGGTTCGCGAGATCTTCGGGGCCGACACTCCGCCCCCGCTGCTGACCCGCGAGGAGCTGTTCGTGGACTTCGGCGGCCTTTGGCTCGACCCGATCCTGGCCGCGGCGGCGGGAGGGAGCGACGTTGGCGCGCGAGCTGCTGTTTAGCCGATTCGCGGGAAGGCAGTGGGCGGCGGTCCGCGAGGACGGCGACGTGGTCGAGCTTCGGGTCGAGGAAGAGGGGGCCGCGCTCGGCGTGGGGCAGGTGATTCTCGGTCGCGTGCGCCGCATCCTCCCCGGGATCCAGTCCGCGTTCGTCGACGTCGGCCAGGAGCGGGACGCGTTCCTGCACGCCGCGGACCTCCTCCTTCCCGGCGAGGTCGCGACGCAGGAGCCCGCGGCGGCCGTGGCGGAGCCGGCGGACCCGGCGGAGGAGGAGGACGCCGAGCCGGCGGCCCGGCCCCGGCGCGGCAACGCGTCGCGGGAGCAGCCGATCGAGCGTCGCCTGAAGGAGGGTCAGACGCTGATCGTCCAGGTCGCGCGCGAATCGATGGGCTCGAAAGGGGCCCGGGTCACCTGCGCGATCTCGCTTCCCGGGCGCTACGTGGTGTTCACCCCGCAATGGCCGCACATCGGCGTCTCGCGCCGGATCGAGGATCCCGACGAGCGGACCCGCCTTCGGGCGATCCTCGATGCGGTTCCCCGCGACGGGGGCGGGCTCATCGTCCGCACCGCGGGAGCCGGCCGGCCCGCTCAGGCGTTCGAGGCCGATGCGGCGCGGCTCGTGGACACCTGGCGCGGGATCCGCGCTCGGGCCTCCGCCGCGGGCGCTCCCGCGGTGCTGCACGCCGACGTCGACCTGCCGCTCCGCCTCCTGCGCGACGCGCCGAGTGCGGGCGTGGAGCGGATCGTCTTCGACGACGCCGGGGCCTACGAACGCGCCCGCGCCTTTCTCGACCCCCTCGACGGGTCCCTCGCGTCGAGGGTGCGGATGCATCTCGGGGCCACGCCGCTGTTCGAGGCCGAAGGGGTCGAGGCGGAGATCGAGAGGGCGCTCCGGCCGAAGGTGTGGCTGAAATCCGGCGGGACGCTCGTGATCCAGCCCACCGAGGCGCTCGTGAGCGTCGACGTGA encodes the following:
- the rodA gene encoding rod shape-determining protein RodA encodes the protein MLRRRWLGRLDVATLWTTLALAAAGLLAIASATHGDPARAGLWKTQLLWLMVGLVVLAVVVAVDYHLWAEFAYALYGVSVVLLLAVLLFGKEVGGNKSWLDLGPVAFQPSELAKWTTCLALGAYLADRVRGALRLSQAATMGLIAGLPVALIARQPDMGTALTFVPIFCAALLLGGLRWRWVVGAAILAALLAPLGWQRLKPYQQERIRTVFQPERDPSGVGYQIRQSKIAIGSGGLVGKGPFEGTQSGLNFLPAQHTDFVLAVLAEELGFIGVAAILGLFHFLLWRGILAARSSQDRLGTYLSLLVVSWLLGQIAINVGMVLGLLPTIGVPLPLLSYGGTALLAVMSGIGIVMNVRTRRFVN
- a CDS encoding TIGR03960 family B12-binding radical SAM protein, with amino-acid sequence MTRTGLPTQDDALFQEILAGVQKPLRYIGGEWNQVVKDHRQVDLTFALAFPDVYEIGMSHLGFRILYPLLNAREDVAAERVFCPWPDMGDSLRRRGLPLATLETGTPLRRMDVVGFSLQYEMTFTNVLEMLDLAGIPLRSADRGEDDPLVVAGGPVVFNSEPIADFLDFVFVGDAEELLPDFLDRLKELKRRRAPRAERIRALASVEGVYAPALYALEEDHGLLVPVGTGAAPDPVRRRIVYDLDRFPFPDRIVVPHAEIVHDRVSVEIMRGCPVGCRFCQAGYIYRPTRERDPNQVRDTVIRSIRSTGYDEFSLASLNTGEYGAIHEVLFDLMDRFEPERVSVSLSSMHASTMTEELARQVRRVRKSGFTIAPEAGTQRLRNVINKNLDERQILEACRLAFEAGWDLIKLYFMIGLPTETDADVDGLVDLAHEIHAVGRRVHRGKRVEVTLSASSFVPKPVTPFQWLGQERMESLHRKQDRIAARVRRGVRFKHHDGRTTFMEGALSRGDRRLGRVIERAFRAGARFDGWQEHFRLDVWLDAFRAEGLAPETYAYGDWGTDWRLPWDIVDSRVNKKWLALELKRALAEGTLAICGPKSCHGCAPFAKECVKGVVAATTDRPLAASLPILSTPVAAGPGCAVRAEDAPPLLPRPVVESDVREPAGPRYRYRFRFSKTGRVRFLGHLDLARTLMRALRRARLPLVYSQGFNPKPRVQFGPALPLGFQSRGEYFDLETSIRLDTEATLERVNAALPAGLRAEALREIAASVPTLGEAIRAARYRVELDEACDASDRVARFRERGSVTIVSDRKGRATSFALDRELLGLEATGDGAWRLTLAVRGDGASVRPEEVVREIFGADTPPPLLTREELFVDFGGLWLDPILAAAAGGSDVGARAAV
- a CDS encoding Rne/Rng family ribonuclease encodes the protein MARELLFSRFAGRQWAAVREDGDVVELRVEEEGAALGVGQVILGRVRRILPGIQSAFVDVGQERDAFLHAADLLLPGEVATQEPAAAVAEPADPAEEEDAEPAARPRRGNASREQPIERRLKEGQTLIVQVARESMGSKGARVTCAISLPGRYVVFTPQWPHIGVSRRIEDPDERTRLRAILDAVPRDGGGLIVRTAGAGRPAQAFEADAARLVDTWRGIRARASAAGAPAVLHADVDLPLRLLRDAPSAGVERIVFDDAGAYERARAFLDPLDGSLASRVRMHLGATPLFEAEGVEAEIERALRPKVWLKSGGTLVIQPTEALVSVDVNTGKYVGNKRPEETILRTNLEAADEIARQLRLRDLGGIVVIDFIDMDREESRNRVLEALEVALRRDRARTKIVGISELGLVQLTRKRTRAGLQALLTSECPLCLGHGRVKTPEILAGEALLELRRIAALATEGALTVRAHPEVARAVRRALQRESATAGDDVAPRVVVEDDAAARPDGFEVYAF